The Stappia sp. genome window below encodes:
- a CDS encoding phage Gp37/Gp68 family protein → MAQKSEIEWTDATWNPVTGCTKVGPGCDNCYAERFAERWRGIEGHPYEQGFDLRLWPSRLNQPAQWKKPRMIFVNSMSDLFHKDIPRSHIDAVFDAMEAANWHVYQVLTKRSSLMRKYIRNRYSDGRVPSHIWLGVSVEDSAHKGRIDHLRQINSDARFISFEPLLGRIGAVDLTGIAWAIVGGESGPKARPMEAAWATELRLACDKHEVAFFFKQWGGARPKSGGRLLDGEEWNGFPWQIVPEEILKNLLY, encoded by the coding sequence ATGGCGCAGAAATCAGAGATTGAGTGGACCGATGCTACCTGGAACCCGGTCACAGGTTGCACCAAAGTCGGCCCTGGCTGCGACAACTGCTACGCGGAGCGATTTGCAGAACGCTGGAGAGGAATTGAGGGGCATCCATACGAGCAAGGGTTTGATCTGCGGCTTTGGCCTTCGCGCCTAAACCAGCCAGCCCAGTGGAAGAAGCCACGGATGATATTCGTGAACTCCATGAGTGACCTATTTCACAAGGACATTCCGAGATCACATATCGACGCAGTCTTTGATGCAATGGAGGCGGCAAATTGGCATGTCTATCAAGTCTTGACGAAGCGCTCGTCGCTCATGCGCAAATACATCAGAAATCGATACTCAGACGGACGAGTGCCTTCGCATATCTGGCTTGGAGTGTCAGTAGAAGACTCAGCCCATAAGGGACGGATCGACCACCTACGACAGATCAACTCGGACGCGCGCTTCATTTCCTTTGAACCGCTCCTAGGCCGAATTGGCGCTGTCGATCTCACAGGCATTGCATGGGCGATTGTCGGCGGCGAAAGCGGCCCGAAGGCGCGCCCGATGGAAGCAGCCTGGGCGACCGAATTGCGTCTCGCCTGCGATAAGCACGAAGTGGCGTTCTTCTTTAAACAGTGGGGTGGCGCACGGCCCAAGTCTGGCGGACGTCTTCTCGACGGCGAAGAATGGAACGGCTTCCCTTGGCAAATTGTGCCGGAGGAAATTTTGAAAAATCTCCTGTATTAA
- the lepA gene encoding translation elongation factor 4, producing MSTKTLDNIRNFSIVAHIDHGKSTLADRLIQMTGTLTDREMKEQVLDSMDIERERGITIKAQTVRLVYTAKDGREYKLNLIDTPGHVDFAYEVSRSLAACEGSLLVVDASQGVEAQTLANVYQAIDNDHEIVPVLNKVDLPAAEPERIKTQIEDVIGLDASDAVLISAKTGLGVEDVLEAIVARLPAPKGDPDAPLKALLVDSWYDTYLGVMVLVRIIDGSLKKGQKVKMMGTGASYEVDRVGVMTPKFLQVDDLGPGDIGVLTASIKEVADTRVGDTITDDRKPCAQALPGFKPAQPVVFCGLFPVDANDFEDLRAAMGKLRLNDASFSFEMETSAALGFGFRCGFLGLLHLEIIQERLEREFGLDLIATAPSVVYRMHLTDGTLTELHNPADMPDPVKIDEIEEPWIRATILTPDEFLGSILTLCQERRGVQIDLNYVGQRAMVTYDLPLNEVVFDFYDRLKSISKGYASFDYQISDYRAGDLVKMSILVNAEPVDALSVLVHRSQAERRGRAMCEKLKDLIPRHMFKIPIQAAIGGRVIARETIAALRKDVTAKCYGGDATRKRKLLEKQKEGKKKMRQFGKVEIPQEAFIKALKMDA from the coding sequence ATGAGCACCAAGACCCTCGACAACATCCGCAACTTCTCCATCGTCGCCCATATCGACCATGGCAAGTCGACGCTCGCCGACCGTCTGATCCAGATGACCGGCACGCTGACCGACCGGGAGATGAAGGAGCAGGTGCTCGATTCCATGGACATCGAGCGCGAGCGCGGCATCACCATCAAGGCGCAGACGGTGCGTCTGGTCTACACCGCCAAGGACGGCCGCGAGTACAAGCTCAACCTGATCGACACGCCGGGCCACGTCGACTTCGCCTATGAGGTCTCGCGCTCGCTCGCCGCCTGCGAGGGGTCGCTGCTGGTGGTCGACGCGAGCCAGGGCGTCGAGGCGCAGACGCTCGCCAACGTCTATCAGGCCATCGACAACGACCACGAGATCGTGCCGGTGCTCAACAAGGTCGACCTGCCGGCCGCCGAGCCCGAGCGCATCAAGACGCAGATCGAGGACGTCATCGGCCTCGACGCCTCCGACGCGGTGCTGATCTCGGCCAAGACCGGCCTCGGCGTCGAGGACGTGCTGGAAGCCATCGTCGCCCGCCTGCCGGCGCCAAAGGGCGATCCGGACGCGCCGCTCAAGGCGCTGCTCGTCGACAGCTGGTACGATACGTATCTCGGCGTCATGGTGCTGGTGCGCATCATCGACGGCAGCCTGAAGAAGGGCCAGAAGGTCAAGATGATGGGGACCGGCGCCTCCTACGAGGTGGACCGGGTCGGCGTCATGACGCCGAAGTTCCTGCAAGTGGACGATCTCGGCCCCGGCGACATCGGCGTGTTGACCGCCTCCATCAAGGAAGTGGCCGACACCCGCGTCGGCGATACGATCACCGACGACAGGAAACCCTGCGCGCAGGCCCTGCCGGGCTTCAAGCCGGCCCAGCCGGTGGTCTTCTGCGGCCTCTTCCCGGTCGATGCCAACGACTTCGAGGACCTGCGCGCGGCCATGGGCAAGCTGCGGCTCAACGACGCGAGCTTCTCCTTCGAGATGGAGACCTCCGCCGCGCTCGGCTTCGGCTTCCGCTGCGGCTTTTTGGGGCTTCTGCATCTGGAGATCATCCAGGAACGGCTGGAGCGCGAGTTCGGCCTCGATCTCATCGCCACCGCGCCCTCGGTCGTCTACCGCATGCATCTGACGGACGGCACGCTCACCGAGCTGCACAATCCGGCCGACATGCCGGACCCGGTGAAGATCGACGAGATCGAGGAGCCGTGGATCCGCGCCACCATCCTGACGCCGGACGAATTCCTCGGCTCGATCCTGACGCTCTGTCAGGAGCGGCGCGGCGTCCAGATCGACCTCAATTATGTGGGCCAGCGCGCCATGGTCACCTACGACCTGCCGCTCAACGAGGTGGTCTTCGATTTCTACGACCGGCTGAAGTCGATCTCCAAGGGCTACGCCTCCTTCGACTATCAGATCTCGGACTATCGCGCCGGCGATCTCGTGAAGATGTCGATCCTCGTCAACGCCGAGCCGGTCGACGCGCTGTCGGTGCTTGTCCACCGCAGCCAGGCGGAGCGGCGCGGGCGCGCCATGTGCGAAAAGCTCAAGGACCTGATCCCGCGCCACATGTTCAAGATCCCGATCCAGGCGGCGATCGGCGGCCGGGTGATCGCGCGCGAGACGATCGCGGCGCTCAGGAAGGACGTCACCGCCAAGTGTTACGGCGGCGACGCGACAAGAAAGCGCAAGCTTCTGGAGAAGCAGAAGGAAGGCAAGAAGAAGATGCGGCAGTTCGGCAAGGTCGAAATCCCGCAGGAAGCCTTCATCAAGGCGCTCAAGATGGACGCCTGA
- a CDS encoding B12-binding domain-containing radical SAM protein: MSASTAKPAVNVLLLYPRFQAGSFWNYRDACELVGAKYPAPPLGLITVAAMLPDHWQPRLVDRNTDTLTPADLAWADVVFTGGMLPQQSDTQTILRLCREAGVPAVVGGPDATSGPEHYTDADFLVLGEAEGVIQDFVAAFERGARSGRFEAEKFKADVTTTPVPRFDLLDFDNYVEVNVQFSRGCPFTCEFCDIIELYGRKPRTKTSAQILNELQRLYDLGYRGHVDFVDDNLIGNKKAVKQFLPDLIAWQNAHGRPFELSTEASLNLADDPDLLEMMRQAGFFAIFIGIESPDPEVLVATRKKQNTRRDIAASVHKVYEAGIFVVGGFIVGFDEESPQVADEIAGLIEEAAIPVAMTGLLYALPTTQLTRRLAAQGRLHAEFDVADPDHEVGDQCTAGLNFETVRPREEVLADYRKVVERVYAPDAYFARLRRLVDLLDMRGPNGDIFNARLGSDLKKLGRLVWGITRHWPEHRGPLWRMILYTLRTNPRALNPMLHMVALYVHLGPFSRFVSATIGKQIEEIEAGRWQSPALVAAE; encoded by the coding sequence ATGAGCGCGTCGACAGCGAAACCGGCCGTGAATGTGCTGCTGCTCTATCCCCGGTTCCAGGCCGGCTCCTTCTGGAACTATCGCGACGCCTGCGAACTCGTCGGCGCGAAATATCCCGCCCCGCCGCTGGGGCTGATCACGGTGGCGGCCATGCTGCCGGATCACTGGCAGCCGCGTCTCGTCGACCGCAACACCGATACGCTGACGCCGGCGGATCTCGCCTGGGCCGATGTCGTCTTCACCGGCGGCATGCTGCCGCAGCAATCCGACACCCAGACCATCCTACGCCTGTGCCGCGAGGCGGGCGTGCCGGCCGTCGTCGGCGGGCCGGACGCCACCTCCGGCCCCGAGCACTATACGGACGCCGACTTCCTCGTCCTCGGCGAGGCCGAGGGCGTGATCCAGGATTTCGTCGCCGCCTTCGAGCGCGGCGCGCGGTCCGGCCGCTTCGAGGCGGAGAAATTCAAGGCCGACGTCACCACGACGCCCGTGCCGCGCTTCGATCTGCTCGATTTCGACAATTACGTCGAGGTGAACGTGCAATTCTCGCGCGGTTGTCCCTTCACCTGCGAATTCTGCGACATCATCGAACTCTACGGCCGCAAGCCGCGCACCAAGACCAGCGCGCAGATCCTGAACGAGCTGCAACGCCTCTACGACCTCGGCTACCGCGGGCATGTCGATTTCGTCGACGACAATCTGATCGGCAACAAGAAGGCCGTGAAACAGTTTCTCCCCGACCTGATCGCCTGGCAGAACGCGCATGGGCGGCCGTTCGAACTGTCGACCGAGGCTTCGCTCAATCTCGCCGACGATCCCGATCTTCTGGAGATGATGCGCCAGGCCGGGTTCTTCGCCATCTTCATCGGCATCGAGAGCCCGGACCCGGAGGTGCTGGTCGCCACCCGCAAGAAGCAGAACACCCGGCGCGACATCGCGGCCAGTGTGCACAAGGTCTATGAGGCCGGCATCTTCGTGGTCGGCGGCTTCATCGTCGGCTTCGACGAGGAAAGCCCGCAGGTGGCCGACGAGATCGCCGGGCTGATCGAGGAGGCGGCGATCCCGGTCGCCATGACCGGTCTGCTCTATGCGCTGCCGACCACCCAGCTCACCCGCCGGCTCGCCGCGCAAGGGCGGCTGCACGCCGAATTCGACGTGGCCGATCCCGATCACGAGGTCGGCGACCAATGCACCGCCGGTCTCAACTTCGAGACCGTGCGCCCGCGCGAGGAGGTGCTCGCCGACTATCGCAAGGTGGTGGAACGGGTCTATGCGCCCGACGCCTATTTCGCCCGGCTGCGCCGGCTGGTCGACCTTCTGGACATGCGCGGACCGAACGGCGACATCTTCAACGCCCGGCTCGGCTCCGACCTGAAGAAACTGGGCCGGCTCGTCTGGGGCATCACCCGGCACTGGCCGGAGCATCGCGGGCCTTTGTGGCGGATGATCCTCTACACGCTCCGGACCAACCCGCGCGCGCTCAACCCGATGCTGCACATGGTGGCGCTCTATGTGCACCTCGGCCCGTTCTCGCGCTTCGTGAGCGCGACCATCGGCAAGCAGATCGAAGAGATCGAGGCCGGCCGCTGGCAAAGCCCGGCCCTCGTCGCAGCCGAATAG
- a CDS encoding cold shock domain-containing protein, translating to MMQLGNVKWYDPAVGIGQIEADEGDFVQVNIDAVRKAGRKTLLEGQLVAYDLEYASGAGVADNLRVL from the coding sequence ATGATGCAACTTGGAAACGTGAAATGGTACGACCCGGCTGTCGGGATTGGCCAGATCGAGGCGGATGAAGGCGACTTCGTCCAGGTCAACATCGACGCGGTGCGCAAGGCCGGCCGCAAGACCCTGCTGGAAGGCCAACTGGTCGCCTACGACCTGGAGTATGCCTCCGGTGCGGGCGTCGCGGACAATCTCCGCGTGCTCTGA
- the glpK gene encoding glycerol kinase GlpK, which produces MSGGHILAIDQGTTSSRAIVFDDALHPLAMGQQEFPQHFPRSGWVEHDPEDLWRSTVSVCRTALAQIDGGASAIAALGITNQRETTLVWNRKTGAPVCNAIVWQDRRTADLCARLKAQGHEAMVTGKTGLLLDPYFSGTKLAWILERVEGARAAAEAGELLFGTVDSWLIWRLTGGRAHVTDATNASRTLLYNIDTNAWDAELCALFGVPMEMLPEVRDSADDFGTAEPEIFGAALPIRGVAGDQQAATVGQACFAPGMVKSTYGTGCFALMNTGTSRVASQNRLLSTIAYRLDGKTTYALEGSIFVAGSAVQWLRDGLKIIDRAPDSQQMAEASDPANRLYMVPAFVGLGAPYWDPDARGAIFGLTRASGPEDLCRAALESVGYQTRDLIEAMRDDAQGMGAGVTPADALTLRVDGGMTVSDWTMQFLADILGAPVDRPQVLETTALGAAWLAGRKAGVWPDEAAFAERWRIDRRFEPAMEAEARAALYEGWRDAVRRTRSDA; this is translated from the coding sequence GTGAGCGGCGGACACATTCTTGCAATCGATCAGGGGACGACTTCCAGCCGGGCCATCGTCTTCGATGACGCGCTGCACCCGCTCGCCATGGGGCAGCAGGAATTTCCCCAACATTTTCCGCGTTCGGGCTGGGTCGAGCACGACCCGGAGGATCTGTGGCGGTCGACCGTGTCCGTGTGCCGCACGGCGCTGGCGCAGATCGACGGCGGTGCCTCGGCCATTGCCGCGCTCGGCATCACCAACCAGCGCGAAACGACGCTGGTGTGGAACCGCAAGACGGGCGCGCCCGTGTGCAACGCCATCGTCTGGCAGGACCGGCGCACCGCCGACCTTTGCGCCCGGCTGAAGGCGCAAGGCCACGAGGCGATGGTCACCGGCAAGACCGGTCTTCTGCTCGACCCGTATTTTTCCGGCACCAAGCTCGCCTGGATCCTCGAGCGGGTGGAGGGCGCGCGCGCGGCGGCCGAGGCCGGCGAGCTGCTGTTCGGAACCGTCGACAGCTGGCTGATCTGGCGGCTGACCGGCGGCCGGGCGCATGTCACTGACGCGACCAACGCCTCCCGGACGCTCTTGTACAACATCGACACCAATGCCTGGGACGCGGAGCTTTGCGCCCTTTTCGGGGTGCCGATGGAGATGCTGCCGGAGGTCCGCGACAGTGCCGACGATTTCGGAACGGCGGAGCCGGAGATCTTCGGCGCCGCGCTGCCGATCCGGGGCGTGGCCGGCGACCAGCAGGCGGCGACCGTCGGTCAGGCGTGTTTCGCGCCGGGCATGGTGAAATCGACCTATGGCACCGGTTGCTTCGCGCTGATGAACACCGGGACCAGCCGCGTCGCCTCGCAAAACCGCTTGCTGTCGACCATCGCCTATCGGCTCGACGGCAAGACCACCTACGCCCTGGAAGGGTCGATCTTCGTGGCGGGCAGCGCGGTGCAATGGCTGCGCGACGGCCTGAAGATCATCGATCGGGCCCCGGACAGCCAGCAGATGGCCGAGGCGTCCGATCCGGCCAACCGGCTCTACATGGTGCCGGCCTTCGTCGGTCTCGGCGCGCCCTATTGGGATCCGGACGCGCGCGGCGCGATCTTCGGACTGACGCGGGCAAGCGGGCCGGAGGACCTCTGTCGCGCGGCGCTGGAAAGCGTCGGCTACCAGACCCGCGATCTGATCGAGGCGATGCGTGACGATGCGCAAGGCATGGGCGCGGGCGTCACCCCGGCCGATGCGCTCACCCTGCGCGTCGACGGCGGCATGACCGTGTCCGACTGGACCATGCAGTTTCTCGCCGACATTCTCGGCGCGCCGGTCGACCGCCCGCAGGTGCTGGAAACGACGGCGCTGGGCGCGGCGTGGCTGGCCGGGCGGAAGGCGGGAGTCTGGCCGGACGAGGCCGCCTTCGCGGAGCGCTGGCGTATCGACCGGCGCTTCGAGCCGGCGATGGAGGCCGAGGCCCGCGCCGCGCTGTACGAGGGCTGGCGCGATGCCGTCCGCCGCACCCGCAGCGACGCCTGA
- a CDS encoding CDGSH iron-sulfur domain-containing protein, which translates to MTDPTIAQKAPYPVEVEAGKTYFWCACGRSQKQPFCDGSHAGTDFAPVKYTAEADRKVFFCGCKMSGKTPVCDGTHSKL; encoded by the coding sequence ATGACGGACCCGACGATCGCGCAAAAGGCGCCCTACCCGGTCGAGGTGGAAGCGGGGAAAACCTACTTCTGGTGCGCCTGCGGGCGCAGCCAGAAGCAACCCTTTTGCGATGGCAGCCATGCGGGCACCGATTTCGCGCCTGTCAAATATACCGCCGAAGCCGACCGAAAGGTCTTCTTCTGCGGCTGCAAGATGAGCGGCAAGACCCCTGTGTGCGACGGCACGCATTCGAAACTCTGA
- a CDS encoding DUF1194 domain-containing protein, with translation MTRTGHGGALARAGRALRAMVAGGVLAVAGAAAPAAAEELDLELVLLADASGSIDDAEIRFQRRGYAEAITDPAVLAAIRDNAYGKIAVTYVEWGSYQSQEVVVGWTVIDGPDAAARFAEALMAEPRRAFGRNAIGAALLKGKELIETNAYTGLRRVIDLSADSANSWNGPPLETARAEVVASGIVINGLAVLCRHCSGRPASYVLEDAFAERIIGGPGSFVITADSSATFADAVRRKLILEIAGQTPMWDYADR, from the coding sequence ATGACACGAACGGGACATGGCGGGGCATTGGCGCGGGCGGGCAGGGCCCTGCGGGCGATGGTCGCGGGCGGAGTGCTCGCGGTGGCCGGGGCCGCCGCGCCGGCCGCGGCGGAGGAACTGGATCTCGAACTGGTGCTTCTGGCCGATGCGTCGGGCTCCATCGACGACGCGGAAATCCGCTTCCAGCGGCGCGGCTATGCCGAGGCCATCACCGATCCCGCGGTGCTCGCCGCGATCCGGGACAATGCCTATGGCAAGATCGCCGTCACCTATGTGGAATGGGGCAGTTACCAGTCGCAGGAGGTCGTGGTCGGCTGGACGGTGATCGACGGGCCGGACGCGGCCGCGCGTTTCGCGGAGGCGCTGATGGCGGAGCCGCGCCGGGCCTTCGGCCGCAATGCCATCGGCGCCGCGCTGCTGAAGGGCAAGGAACTGATCGAAACCAATGCCTACACCGGTCTGCGCCGGGTGATCGACCTGTCCGCCGACAGCGCCAACAGCTGGAACGGCCCGCCGCTGGAAACCGCCCGCGCCGAGGTGGTCGCCTCCGGCATCGTCATCAACGGGCTTGCCGTCCTGTGCCGGCACTGCTCGGGCCGCCCGGCGTCCTATGTGCTGGAGGATGCCTTCGCGGAGCGGATCATCGGCGGGCCCGGCTCCTTCGTCATCACCGCCGACAGTTCCGCGACCTTCGCCGACGCGGTGCGCCGCAAGCTCATCCTGGAGATCGCCGGCCAGACGCCGATGTGGGATTATGCGGACCGGTGA
- a CDS encoding SDR family oxidoreductase has product MRLFVFGLGFSARAFVAKVAPRCAWIGATTRSPAKAEAMREEGIAPFLFDGTAPGAGIAEALRQATHVLVSVAPDAEGDPVLAHHGADIAGARPQWIGYLSTVGVYGDHDGAWVDEDTEVRPVSQRSRQRVAAEDAWLSLARDHDLAVQIFRLSGIYGPGRNAFVNFEKGRARRLVKPGQVFNRIHVADIAGVLAAALDRPAATRIFNVTDDEPAPPQDVVAHAAKLLRVPPPPEQDFDTADLSPMARSFYGENKRVSNARVKRELGYDFRYPNYRVALEALHREGWK; this is encoded by the coding sequence ATGCGCCTGTTCGTTTTCGGTCTCGGTTTTTCCGCCCGCGCCTTCGTCGCGAAGGTCGCCCCGCGCTGCGCCTGGATCGGGGCGACCACGCGCTCGCCCGCGAAGGCCGAGGCGATGCGCGAAGAGGGGATCGCCCCCTTTCTGTTCGATGGCACGGCGCCGGGGGCGGGCATCGCCGAGGCCCTGCGCCAGGCGACCCATGTGCTGGTGTCCGTTGCGCCGGACGCAGAGGGCGATCCGGTGCTCGCCCATCACGGCGCGGACATCGCCGGCGCCCGCCCCCAGTGGATCGGCTATTTGTCGACCGTCGGCGTCTACGGCGATCACGACGGGGCCTGGGTGGACGAGGACACCGAGGTCCGCCCCGTCTCGCAGCGCTCCCGCCAGCGGGTCGCGGCGGAAGACGCATGGCTGTCGCTCGCCCGCGACCACGATCTCGCCGTGCAGATCTTCCGCCTGTCGGGGATCTACGGCCCCGGGCGCAATGCCTTCGTCAATTTCGAGAAGGGGCGCGCCCGCCGGCTCGTGAAGCCGGGGCAGGTGTTCAACCGCATCCACGTCGCCGACATCGCCGGCGTTCTGGCTGCGGCCCTCGACCGCCCGGCCGCGACCCGGATCTTCAACGTGACGGACGACGAGCCGGCCCCGCCGCAAGACGTGGTCGCCCATGCCGCCAAGCTGCTGCGCGTGCCGCCGCCGCCGGAACAGGATTTCGACACCGCCGATCTGTCGCCCATGGCGCGCTCCTTCTATGGCGAGAACAAGCGCGTCTCCAACGCCCGGGTGAAGCGCGAGCTCGGCTACGACTTCCGCTACCCGAACTACCGCGTGGCGCTGGAGGCGCTGCACCGGGAGGGGTGGAAATAG